AGACTACGATTGCCCTTCGCGCCCAATCAGGCCACGTGTACCGTATTTAATCCGCTTGCGACCTTCTGCACTTGCCTGCCCGGAACGCAGCAGTCGGGTTGCTTCTTCCTGCACAGTACGGGCCAGTTCAATTTCACCTGCTTCAAACAGCCGCGTACCGGCCATTTGCAATCGTCGGGTTGCTTCTTCGAGCTTTCCCTCTTCGACTGCCTGCCAGGCACTGGCCTGGAGCCGATAGGCCACCAGCCGTTCCAGCCAGTGTTTGACCGTTGGATCAACCTCATCGCTGACTTCATCAGGATTGCGGGTTGTGACTGTGAGAACTTGTTCATGGCTTGCAGTGGCGCCATCACTCCCCGGTGTACGGTAGCGCAGGCCAAGACGAAGCAGCGTATGGCGACCAACCGGCAACGGTGGGACAACCAGCTCCATCAGTAACGCCTGTACATCATTTTCGGGCCAATCGCCGAGTGCTGCCCTCCAGACAAAATCAGCCTCTTCAATAACCGGTAATGGCCCGATGTACGGACGCACGCGATCAAGCGAGCGAAGCAGGGCCTGGGAAGGCAGCATAGCTCGTAAGTGGACATCCTGAGCAAAGATGTTGTGCATCCGCTCAACTTCAGCAGTAAAGATTTTGGTAATTTCCGCCGCCGAGGTGATGTAGTGAGTACGACTGTTCTCACGGGCCGCAATAGTTTCGAGTAAATCTTCGTTCCACTCACTCCCAATACCGAGAGCCGTAATCCCGATACCCCGTGATTGCGCACGACGGGCAATCTCTACACAGCGCCCCTCATCGCCGTAGGTACGGCCATCGGTGAGGAGGAGCAGACGATGGACGGCCCGCGGCATCATCGCTCGTTGTAATTCCTGTACACCAAGCGCCAGTCCGGTTGCCATCTCGGTACCACCCGCAGCTTCGATAGCGCTGATCTGGCGTTTGATCTCG
This genomic window from Chloroflexus aurantiacus J-10-fl contains:
- a CDS encoding vWA domain-containing protein → MSKVDLRITPSRSVLPASQEPQLLYALVELSAQSGATKMPRLPLNLCLVIDRSSSMRGERLQQVKQAAMQILDLLGDHESFALVTFNDRAEVVVSAQLARARAEIKRQISAIEAAGGTEMATGLALGVQELQRAMMPRAVHRLLLLTDGRTYGDEGRCVEIARRAQSRGIGITALGIGSEWNEDLLETIAARENSRTHYITSAAEITKIFTAEVERMHNIFAQDVHLRAMLPSQALLRSLDRVRPYIGPLPVIEEADFVWRAALGDWPENDVQALLMELVVPPLPVGRHTLLRLGLRYRTPGSDGATASHEQVLTVTTRNPDEVSDEVDPTVKHWLERLVAYRLQASAWQAVEEGKLEEATRRLQMAGTRLFEAGEIELARTVQEEATRLLRSGQASAEGRKRIKYGTRGLIGREGQS